The following are encoded in a window of Thermus hydrothermalis genomic DNA:
- the mfd gene encoding transcription-repair coupling factor: MDTLLHTLYGHRLSLPQVAAAWLFARETPPAVLLAPEERLKRYQDLSAFGVPVYVNPGLEALEEKALFLFSYEEALAPFPENPEAWRLVLEVGRRYPREALLSRLLQMGYARDEDYRVLGEVLELGEVRLEFFGDELERLLVAGTEKRRHVLLPKPGKAETFSSHKIRHFPGPVYLDTPALAPKALWPLLEGRPLVALGSGVELPPMELGVRPLSPYRGSLKALEKDLARWLAEGKRVHLFVGHARTLEFLSRRFGAFRPQVVEQFPGPKGRLSLLPGAFEGGAEWGEHVLLTEALVFATGGVRARLRKGEGLADPGALTPGDYLIHPEYGIGQFLGLETREVLRAKRDYLVLRYKGEGRLYLPVEQLPLLRRHPGTTDDPPELSSLGKNEWQRVKERARKDVEELAGRLLVLQAKRKATPGRAFPPLPEWDPLIEGGFPYQLTPDQKRALEEVLRDLESPHPMDRLVSGDVGFGKTEVALRAAHRVVGHGAQVAFLVPTTLLAEQHGKTFRERYQGLPVRVAVLSRFTPEKEEAEILKGLAEGTVDIVIGTHRLLQPDVRFKDLGLLIVDEEHRFGVAQKERIRELKAEVDTLYLSATPIPRTLYSALVGLKDLSSIQTPPPGRKPIRTFLAPFDPLLVREAILQELERGGKVFYVHDRVASIEARRRYLENLVPEARIGVVHGQMPESLIEETMLLFAEGAYDVLLATTIIESGLDVPEANTILIERADRLGLATLYQLRGRVGRRDQEAYAYLFHPPRLTEAAEKRLSAIADLSDLGSGHLLAEKDMEIRGVGNLLGPEQHGHIRALSLEVYTELLEEAIRKLKGEVKEERPHVTLDLALSARLPAEYVGSLEARSRYYGRFAEARSLAELSRLVRELKERYGPLPEEAENFVNLARLRLVAERKGVVSITEDLTHLQAIFAQWPLDYDARGLKGLPFRVEMTQYPPGFRLEKKGLRPRDYPEALMETLFLFADR; this comes from the coding sequence ATGGATACCCTTCTCCATACCCTCTATGGCCACCGCTTAAGCCTGCCCCAGGTGGCGGCGGCTTGGCTTTTTGCCCGGGAAACACCCCCGGCGGTCCTCTTGGCTCCGGAGGAGCGCTTGAAGCGCTACCAAGATCTTTCCGCCTTTGGGGTACCTGTCTACGTGAACCCAGGCCTCGAGGCTCTGGAGGAGAAGGCCCTTTTTCTCTTCTCCTACGAGGAGGCCCTGGCCCCCTTTCCCGAAAACCCCGAGGCCTGGCGCTTAGTCCTGGAAGTGGGGCGGCGTTACCCGCGGGAAGCCCTCCTTTCCCGCCTCCTCCAGATGGGCTACGCCCGGGACGAGGACTACCGGGTCCTGGGGGAGGTGTTGGAGCTCGGGGAGGTGCGGCTGGAGTTCTTTGGGGACGAGCTGGAAAGGCTCTTGGTGGCGGGGACGGAAAAGCGCCGCCACGTCCTCCTGCCCAAGCCGGGGAAAGCGGAAACCTTCTCAAGCCACAAGATCCGCCACTTCCCGGGGCCCGTCTACCTGGACACCCCTGCCCTGGCCCCCAAGGCCCTCTGGCCCCTCCTGGAGGGGCGGCCCCTGGTGGCCTTGGGGAGCGGGGTGGAGCTACCCCCCATGGAGCTTGGGGTGCGCCCCCTCTCCCCCTACCGGGGAAGCCTGAAGGCCTTGGAGAAGGACCTGGCCCGCTGGCTTGCGGAGGGCAAGCGGGTCCACCTCTTCGTGGGCCATGCCCGCACCTTGGAGTTCTTGAGTAGACGCTTTGGGGCCTTTAGGCCCCAGGTGGTGGAGCAGTTTCCGGGTCCCAAGGGGCGTCTCTCCCTCCTCCCAGGGGCCTTTGAGGGAGGGGCGGAGTGGGGGGAGCATGTTCTCCTCACCGAAGCCTTGGTCTTCGCCACGGGAGGTGTGCGGGCGAGGTTGCGCAAAGGGGAAGGCCTGGCCGACCCTGGGGCCCTTACCCCGGGGGACTACCTCATCCACCCCGAGTACGGCATCGGCCAGTTCTTGGGCTTGGAAACCCGGGAGGTTCTCCGGGCCAAGCGGGACTACTTGGTCCTGCGCTACAAGGGAGAGGGGCGGCTTTACCTTCCCGTGGAGCAGCTACCCCTCCTCCGGCGCCACCCCGGCACCACGGATGACCCTCCGGAGCTCTCCTCCCTTGGCAAAAACGAGTGGCAACGGGTCAAGGAAAGGGCGAGGAAGGACGTGGAGGAGCTGGCGGGGCGCCTCCTGGTCCTTCAGGCCAAGCGCAAGGCCACCCCAGGCCGGGCCTTTCCTCCCTTGCCCGAGTGGGATCCCCTCATAGAGGGCGGGTTCCCCTACCAGCTCACCCCTGACCAGAAGCGGGCCCTCGAGGAGGTTCTAAGGGACCTGGAAAGCCCCCACCCCATGGACCGCCTGGTTTCGGGGGACGTGGGCTTTGGCAAGACGGAGGTGGCCCTAAGGGCGGCCCACCGGGTGGTGGGACACGGGGCCCAGGTGGCTTTCCTGGTTCCCACCACCCTGCTCGCCGAACAGCACGGCAAGACCTTCCGCGAGCGCTACCAAGGGCTTCCCGTGCGGGTGGCGGTGCTTTCCCGCTTTACCCCGGAGAAGGAGGAGGCAGAAATCCTCAAGGGCTTGGCGGAGGGCACGGTGGACATCGTCATCGGCACCCACCGCCTCCTGCAGCCGGACGTGCGCTTCAAGGACCTGGGCCTCCTCATCGTGGACGAGGAGCACCGCTTCGGGGTGGCTCAGAAGGAGAGGATCCGGGAGCTCAAGGCGGAGGTGGACACCCTTTACCTCTCCGCCACGCCCATCCCCCGGACCCTCTACAGCGCCTTGGTGGGCCTAAAGGACCTCTCCAGCATCCAGACCCCGCCCCCGGGGCGGAAACCCATCCGCACCTTTCTTGCCCCCTTTGACCCCCTCCTCGTGCGGGAGGCCATCCTTCAGGAGTTGGAAAGGGGCGGCAAGGTCTTCTACGTTCACGACCGGGTGGCCTCCATTGAGGCCAGGCGGCGCTACCTGGAAAACCTCGTCCCCGAGGCCCGCATCGGGGTGGTCCACGGGCAGATGCCGGAAAGCCTCATTGAGGAGACGATGCTCCTCTTCGCCGAAGGGGCTTACGATGTGCTCTTGGCCACCACCATCATTGAGTCGGGCCTGGACGTGCCCGAGGCCAACACCATCCTCATTGAGCGGGCGGACCGGCTGGGCCTGGCCACCCTTTACCAGCTCCGGGGCCGGGTGGGCCGCCGGGACCAGGAGGCCTACGCCTACCTCTTCCACCCGCCCAGGCTCACGGAGGCGGCGGAGAAGCGCCTTAGCGCCATCGCCGACCTCTCCGACCTGGGCTCGGGCCACCTCCTGGCGGAGAAGGACATGGAGATCCGGGGGGTGGGGAACCTCCTGGGCCCCGAACAGCACGGGCACATCCGGGCCCTCTCCCTGGAGGTCTATACCGAGCTTCTGGAGGAGGCCATCCGCAAGCTCAAGGGGGAGGTGAAGGAGGAAAGGCCCCACGTCACCCTGGACCTGGCCCTTTCCGCCCGCCTGCCGGCGGAATACGTGGGGAGCCTCGAGGCGCGGAGCCGCTATTATGGCCGCTTCGCCGAGGCGAGGAGTTTGGCGGAGCTCTCCCGGCTGGTGCGGGAGCTCAAGGAGCGCTATGGCCCCTTGCCCGAGGAGGCGGAGAACTTCGTGAACCTGGCCCGGCTCCGCCTGGTGGCCGAGCGCAAAGGGGTGGTCTCCATCACGGAGGACCTCACCCATCTCCAGGCCATCTTCGCCCAATGGCCCTTGGACTACGATGCCCGGGGGCTTAAAGGCCTTCCCTTCCGCGTGGAGATGACCCAGTACCCCCCCGGCTTCCGCCTGGAAAAGAAAGGTTTAAGGCCCCGGGACTATCCGGAGGCCTTAATGGAAACGCTGTTTCTTTTCGCAGACCGTTAG
- a CDS encoding DegV family protein: MELGLVTDTAADLSPKVLQEEAVGLVPIYVHLAGRRYKDWQELTPDALYQAMRAGAEPVTEPPSVEDFAEVYERHLQVYDRLLSIHVSGELSKTVERAREAALKVAPTRIRVVDSGMVSAGLGAMVLRAVEMLKGGAEEEEVVRELERLKRSSLYFSVADLSHLARNGRLPRFGEVVGNLLGLRPILRIEKGHIRFLRVARENAVPEVLARLVLDEFRGRAARITIAHTDAKSEWIEGLKKALESALRLERGRITRSGATIAANVGLGALAVHAYSVE, from the coding sequence GTGGAACTGGGCCTCGTGACCGACACGGCGGCGGACCTATCGCCCAAGGTCCTCCAGGAAGAAGCGGTGGGCCTTGTGCCCATTTACGTCCACCTGGCCGGGCGCAGGTACAAGGACTGGCAAGAGCTCACCCCGGATGCCCTTTACCAGGCCATGCGGGCGGGGGCTGAGCCCGTCACCGAGCCCCCCAGTGTGGAGGATTTCGCTGAGGTGTATGAGCGGCACCTTCAGGTATATGATCGCCTCCTTTCCATCCACGTGTCCGGGGAGCTTTCCAAGACCGTGGAACGGGCCCGGGAGGCGGCCTTGAAGGTGGCTCCTACCCGGATCCGGGTGGTGGACTCGGGCATGGTGTCCGCCGGGCTTGGGGCCATGGTGCTCCGGGCGGTGGAGATGCTGAAAGGCGGGGCAGAGGAAGAGGAGGTGGTGCGGGAGCTAGAGAGGCTTAAGCGTTCCAGCCTCTACTTCAGCGTGGCGGACCTCTCCCACCTGGCCCGCAACGGCCGCTTGCCCCGCTTCGGCGAGGTGGTGGGGAACCTTTTGGGCCTTCGGCCCATCCTGCGCATTGAGAAGGGGCATATCCGCTTCCTGAGGGTAGCGCGGGAAAACGCCGTGCCCGAGGTGTTAGCCCGGTTGGTCCTGGACGAGTTTAGGGGGCGTGCGGCCCGCATCACCATCGCCCACACCGATGCCAAGAGCGAATGGATTGAGGGGCTAAAGAAAGCCTTGGAAAGCGCTTTGCGGCTGGAACGGGGCCGCATTACCCGTTCGGGGGCCACCATCGCCGCTAACGTGGGGCTTGGCGCTTTGGCCGTGCACGCCTATTCGGTAGAATGA
- a CDS encoding pyroglutamyl-peptidase I has translation MLLVTGFEPFGGLDHNPSAALLALLPEGVGGRPIQTALLPVDTEALPEALRALHARNPQAVLHLGLAENRPLLTLERLAVNLLDFERPDNRGVLKEDEAVVPGGPLALPARFPVKEGVRRLREAGIPARISLSAGSYLCNQAFYLSLYHLPPSVPVAFVHLPPDEALALKRGGPYVPLREQARAVHLLLEML, from the coding sequence ATGCTTCTCGTGACCGGTTTTGAACCCTTCGGCGGCCTAGACCACAACCCCTCCGCCGCCCTCCTCGCCCTCCTTCCAGAAGGCGTAGGGGGTAGGCCCATCCAGACGGCCCTTCTCCCTGTGGACACCGAAGCGCTCCCGGAAGCCTTGCGGGCCCTTCACGCCCGAAACCCCCAAGCCGTCCTGCACCTTGGCCTAGCGGAAAACCGCCCCCTCCTCACCTTAGAACGCTTGGCGGTCAACCTCCTGGACTTTGAGCGGCCGGACAACAGGGGCGTCCTCAAGGAGGACGAAGCGGTGGTGCCAGGGGGACCTCTGGCCCTCCCCGCCCGCTTTCCCGTCAAGGAGGGCGTGCGGCGGCTTCGCGAAGCGGGCATCCCCGCCCGGATAAGCCTCTCCGCAGGAAGCTACCTGTGCAACCAGGCCTTTTACCTCTCCCTTTACCACCTGCCGCCAAGCGTCCCCGTGGCCTTCGTCCACCTGCCTCCCGATGAGGCGCTGGCCTTGAAACGGGGAGGACCCTACGTACCCCTACGGGAGCAGGCCCGAGCCGTACATCTTCTTTTGGAGATGCTGTGA
- a CDS encoding glycosyltransferase family 4 protein, translating into MSPEKNHLAVLLTARLLPQVTFLLVGTGELLTVWRSFARALNLQNVFFLGRREDMPELYRVADAMLLPTLGENQSLATLEAMASGLPVVTSPIPAQKELLKNGVEGFTVPTSPCHLARALTQALASPELGVNGRKRVLREHTLPEAAARLKNVLSEIAHA; encoded by the coding sequence ATGAGCCCGGAAAAGAACCACCTCGCTGTGCTCCTGACCGCTCGGCTGCTTCCCCAGGTCACCTTTCTCCTGGTGGGTACCGGGGAGCTCCTTACGGTATGGCGAAGCTTTGCCCGGGCCCTCAACCTCCAAAACGTGTTTTTTCTCGGGCGGAGAGAGGATATGCCCGAGCTTTATCGGGTTGCCGACGCCATGCTTCTCCCCACCCTGGGGGAAAACCAATCCCTGGCTACCCTCGAGGCCATGGCCTCGGGGCTTCCCGTGGTCACCAGCCCTATTCCTGCCCAAAAGGAACTCCTTAAAAATGGGGTAGAGGGGTTCACCGTCCCCACCTCCCCTTGCCACCTTGCCCGCGCCCTGACCCAAGCCCTGGCAAGCCCAGAACTTGGAGTGAACGGACGCAAGCGGGTCCTAAGGGAGCATACTCTCCCTGAGGCCGCAGCGCGTCTAAAGAACGTTCTTTCGGAGATAGCCCATGCTTAG
- a CDS encoding glycosyltransferase family 4 protein — translation MLRVAFLTDAPRVAGSEIWLLETLPHLTAYGIRPILYLPHNPKLRFLVQALNEKGIPTTTYTRLKELVSSTQEAHVRVIQAWFPSTYGLLAHISRPRSVFLHDQLEYHYPLGLKGLYRFVYRMTKARKVALADRIFVGTHWAADYVRRHFGLEAHVIPVGVDPNRFHPPSPEERASLRRKLGLTRFTLLTPARFTPEKNQLAIVLAALHVEADFLLAGEGTWAYPLRWLAQALRASNVRFLGNRNDIPELYRAVDAVLFPTLADNPGLVILEGMASGLPVIASAHPPQKEVLSPSEGILIEPSPRAIAEAVRWLMDNPLEAKRMGKNGRARILKERTSALSAKVLAQELERLALQSS, via the coding sequence ATGCTTAGGGTCGCGTTTTTAACGGATGCTCCTCGGGTTGCGGGGAGCGAAATATGGTTGCTTGAAACCCTTCCCCACTTAACCGCTTACGGGATCCGGCCCATCCTTTACCTACCCCATAACCCGAAGCTTCGGTTTTTGGTCCAGGCGCTAAACGAAAAGGGCATACCCACCACCACGTACACCCGCCTGAAAGAACTCGTTTCCTCTACCCAGGAAGCCCATGTACGAGTAATCCAGGCCTGGTTCCCCTCCACCTATGGACTTCTGGCCCACATATCCCGCCCGAGGAGCGTGTTTCTCCACGATCAATTGGAGTACCACTATCCCTTGGGCCTGAAGGGGTTATATCGCTTTGTGTACCGAATGACCAAAGCACGCAAGGTGGCCTTAGCGGACCGCATCTTTGTGGGCACGCATTGGGCAGCCGACTATGTACGCCGTCATTTTGGCCTAGAGGCTCACGTGATTCCCGTAGGCGTTGATCCCAACCGCTTTCATCCTCCCAGTCCAGAAGAACGTGCCTCCTTACGGAGGAAACTTGGACTCACGCGCTTCACGCTCCTCACGCCGGCGCGCTTCACGCCTGAGAAAAACCAACTCGCCATCGTGCTCGCAGCCCTTCACGTGGAAGCCGACTTTCTCCTGGCGGGTGAAGGCACTTGGGCATATCCCCTCCGCTGGCTTGCCCAAGCCCTGAGGGCATCCAACGTGCGCTTTTTGGGAAACCGAAACGATATCCCAGAACTCTACCGAGCCGTGGATGCCGTCCTCTTCCCCACCCTCGCAGACAATCCAGGCCTCGTCATCCTGGAAGGCATGGCCTCGGGCCTTCCTGTCATCGCCAGCGCCCATCCCCCACAAAAGGAGGTTCTTTCACCTAGCGAAGGCATACTCATTGAACCTTCCCCACGGGCTATCGCTGAGGCAGTACGCTGGCTCATGGACAATCCCCTGGAGGCTAAGCGCATGGGCAAAAACGGAAGAGCGCGCATTTTAAAGGAAAGGACGAGCGCCCTAAGCGCTAAGGTCCTGGCCCAGGAACTAGAGCGCCTGGCATTACAATCTAGCTAA
- a CDS encoding glycosyltransferase family 4 protein has translation MRLYRVGLFTDVYFPNPNGVTTSVYLLLRELRRMGHEAWVIAPRHPEAPAQEEGVVRVPSVAYPFYEGQQIALPSAKYLPTEFELIHTHTPLTLGVWGLRIARNKGLPHVSTFHTHYEKYAHYVPGLAILDKYTGIVPRLAKAFYNRVEVVIAPTEPVKRLAESYGIERPIRVIPTGIDTRLLEEAPLPSPSSWPEGKRRLITVGRLGKEKSFDVVLKAVAELSREADVYLVHIGEGPELPALEALAHGLGIAERVRFLGPVPYHRIGGYYRLAELFLFASETETQGLVIWEAQAMGVPVVAVGAEGVLEGVEDGRTGYLVPPGDYRALAEKALALLRDEAKRQAMALQARAWAMERSAERIAERIVAVYDEASEILRAEPRRLIFPFPRLPRSSLEDRPGGF, from the coding sequence ATGCGCCTTTACCGCGTGGGCCTCTTCACCGACGTCTACTTCCCCAACCCCAATGGGGTTACCACGAGCGTCTACCTCCTCCTGCGGGAACTTCGCCGCATGGGGCACGAGGCTTGGGTCATCGCCCCCAGGCACCCCGAGGCCCCGGCTCAGGAGGAAGGGGTGGTGCGGGTGCCCTCGGTGGCCTACCCCTTTTACGAGGGCCAGCAGATCGCCCTGCCTTCCGCCAAGTACCTGCCCACGGAGTTTGAGCTCATCCACACCCACACCCCCCTAACCCTAGGGGTCTGGGGGCTTCGCATCGCCCGCAACAAGGGCCTACCCCACGTGTCCACCTTCCACACCCACTACGAGAAGTACGCCCACTACGTGCCGGGCCTGGCCATCCTGGACAAGTACACGGGGATCGTCCCCCGCCTGGCCAAGGCCTTTTACAACCGGGTGGAGGTGGTGATCGCCCCCACGGAGCCGGTGAAACGCCTGGCGGAAAGCTACGGCATAGAAAGGCCCATCCGGGTCATCCCCACGGGGATTGACACGCGGCTTTTGGAGGAAGCCCCCCTCCCCTCCCCCTCCTCCTGGCCCGAGGGCAAGCGCCGCCTCATCACCGTGGGACGCCTGGGCAAGGAGAAGTCCTTTGACGTGGTGCTGAAGGCCGTGGCGGAGCTGAGCCGGGAGGCGGACGTCTACCTGGTCCATATCGGCGAAGGGCCCGAGTTGCCTGCCCTCGAGGCCTTGGCCCACGGGCTGGGCATCGCCGAGCGGGTGCGCTTCCTGGGCCCTGTGCCCTACCACCGCATCGGGGGCTACTACCGCCTGGCGGAGCTCTTCCTTTTCGCCAGCGAGACCGAAACCCAGGGCCTCGTCATCTGGGAGGCCCAGGCCATGGGGGTCCCGGTGGTGGCGGTGGGGGCGGAAGGGGTGTTGGAGGGGGTGGAGGACGGCAGGACGGGCTACCTGGTTCCCCCCGGGGATTACCGGGCCCTGGCGGAGAAGGCCCTAGCGCTCCTAAGGGACGAGGCCAAACGGCAGGCCATGGCCCTCCAGGCCCGTGCCTGGGCCATGGAGCGCTCGGCGGAGCGCATTGCCGAAAGGATTGTGGCGGTCTACGACGAGGCGAGCGAGATCCTGCGGGCCGAGCCCAGGCGGCTCATCTTTCCCTTTCCCCGCCTTCCCCGAAGTAGCCTCGAGGATCGCCCAGGAGGTTTCTAG
- a CDS encoding glycosyltransferase family 2 protein has translation MRISVVIPAHNEEAYLAGALEAVLGQALPPFEVIVVDNASTDRTREVAEGFGVRVVHCARKGVAYARQAGLLAARGEWVAMTDADSRPLPHWLAALSRRAEGALALYGPLRFYGVSPWEAAFSEWGYRAFLRLMALLGRPNLAGANMMVLKEAALRVGGFPEVEAREDVLLGYQLARLGSVRYVPEALVLTSARRLKGGWGRFLLRQARNLLGDPRGYFGEGGERER, from the coding sequence GTGCGCATCAGCGTGGTGATCCCCGCCCACAACGAGGAGGCCTACCTGGCCGGGGCCCTCGAGGCCGTCTTGGGGCAAGCCCTTCCCCCTTTTGAGGTCATCGTGGTGGACAACGCCTCCACCGACCGCACCCGGGAGGTGGCGGAGGGTTTTGGGGTGCGGGTGGTCCACTGCGCCCGCAAAGGGGTGGCCTATGCCCGCCAGGCGGGGCTTCTCGCCGCCCGGGGGGAGTGGGTGGCCATGACGGATGCGGACTCCAGGCCCTTACCCCACTGGCTCGCCGCCCTTTCGCGCCGGGCGGAGGGCGCTTTGGCCCTCTACGGGCCTTTGCGCTTCTACGGCGTTTCCCCTTGGGAGGCCGCTTTTTCCGAGTGGGGGTACCGGGCCTTTCTGCGCCTCATGGCCCTCTTGGGAAGGCCCAACCTGGCGGGGGCCAACATGATGGTTCTCAAGGAGGCCGCCCTTCGGGTGGGCGGCTTTCCCGAGGTGGAGGCCCGGGAGGACGTGCTTTTGGGTTACCAACTCGCCCGGCTTGGCTCCGTGCGCTACGTGCCCGAGGCCTTGGTCCTCACCTCGGCCCGGAGGCTAAAGGGAGGGTGGGGGAGGTTTCTCCTGAGGCAAGCTAGAAACCTCCTGGGCGATCCTCGAGGCTACTTCGGGGAAGGCGGGGAAAGGGAAAGATGA
- a CDS encoding MFS transporter, with product MFRLLPWAREGLFVFLRLVLAVGLMEGVRSGFFAGLLPFYAPDRLHLGPGVFTLAYTLHQLAENLSKSFGGLLAERVGFGKSATLAGGVGLLVLLLTPQAEAAWILWALAILWGLSLSTLYPGLMTLASRIAVPGREARALSFTLTLVLPWAGIGLVGVGQVAQRHAEAALTLLLLAQGAAFLLTLSLLGFRIPLPPPKREAYPWGRLLLFLPAAFGQTFAPALVSLFLLRYAKERLGLEPLALGGFLLLGGGLAFGLLPFTGRLVDRRGYRLALLGGLFLLALVMLRLSSAKSLPEVALLAVLGGMGYSLFLPGWNGFLAKNLPEENRAAVWGGLMTVEGLGVALGPAVGGLLWEAFGPQAPFLAGGATFLALGVFYALVLRRERWT from the coding sequence GTGTTTCGCCTCTTGCCGTGGGCCAGGGAAGGCCTGTTCGTCTTCCTTCGCCTCGTCTTGGCCGTGGGCCTCATGGAGGGGGTAAGGAGCGGGTTTTTCGCCGGGCTTTTGCCCTTCTACGCCCCCGACCGCCTCCACCTGGGCCCCGGGGTCTTCACCCTGGCCTACACCCTCCACCAACTGGCGGAAAACCTCTCCAAAAGCTTCGGGGGCCTCCTGGCGGAGCGGGTGGGCTTCGGCAAGAGCGCCACCCTGGCGGGAGGGGTGGGGCTTTTGGTCCTCCTCCTCACGCCGCAAGCGGAAGCCGCCTGGATCCTCTGGGCCCTTGCCATCCTCTGGGGCCTTTCCCTCTCCACCCTTTACCCGGGGCTCATGACCCTGGCGAGCCGCATCGCCGTGCCTGGGCGGGAGGCCCGGGCGCTTTCCTTCACCCTCACCCTGGTCCTGCCCTGGGCGGGCATCGGCCTCGTGGGGGTGGGGCAGGTGGCCCAACGTCACGCCGAGGCGGCCCTCACCCTCCTCCTCCTGGCCCAGGGAGCGGCCTTCCTCCTCACCCTAAGCCTCCTTGGCTTCCGCATCCCCCTGCCCCCTCCTAAGCGGGAGGCGTACCCTTGGGGCCGCCTTCTCCTTTTCCTTCCCGCCGCCTTCGGCCAGACCTTCGCCCCCGCTTTGGTCTCCCTCTTCCTCCTCCGGTACGCCAAGGAGCGGCTTGGCCTCGAGCCCCTGGCCCTGGGGGGGTTTCTCCTCCTGGGAGGGGGGCTCGCCTTTGGCCTCCTTCCCTTCACCGGCCGGTTGGTGGACCGCCGGGGCTACCGTTTGGCCCTTTTGGGAGGGCTTTTCCTCCTCGCCCTGGTCATGTTGCGCCTCTCCAGCGCCAAAAGCTTGCCCGAGGTGGCCCTCCTCGCCGTCCTAGGGGGCATGGGCTATAGCCTCTTCCTGCCCGGTTGGAACGGCTTCTTGGCCAAAAACCTCCCCGAGGAGAACCGGGCCGCCGTCTGGGGCGGGCTCATGACCGTGGAGGGGCTTGGGGTGGCCTTGGGGCCGGCGGTGGGAGGCCTCCTTTGGGAAGCCTTTGGCCCGCAAGCGCCTTTCCTTGCGGGCGGCGCCACCTTCCTCGCCTTGGGGGTCTTTTACGCTCTCGTTCTAAGGAGGGAACGATGGACCTAG
- a CDS encoding polysaccharide deacetylase family protein, which yields MDLALGLVLLLYGLSDLLFRFLGLGAYAHGSRREPKVALTFDDGPSERTEALLALLRRHGVKATFFLTGERARAFPHLVEAIRKDGHQVEDHGAYHRAWALLIPWVEWRHMAQTPARYYRPPHGLHTPFTRLFARALGKRIALWDLEGKDWLPLPPEALAERLLYYLRPGSVVLLHDGPERTLRLLETALPKMLALGYRPVTLDELNPLPLTPRLALIRGLQGFEERYNLRHRVERAGLGPFDLFRVEKKPFPGPSLPGLPQGTPALELHLESQRAMELSPLEAIRYTRESLKKVALRVAQDPEVRLVYGYTSLAPGSRLFGFATAPLPPLPRLVASLASAWFYWLYRGELPKRENLCASLAYLTREELLRRYPPSTPASPGPEGGEP from the coding sequence ATGGACCTAGCCCTTGGCCTCGTCCTCCTCCTTTACGGGCTTTCCGACCTCCTCTTCCGCTTCCTGGGCCTTGGGGCCTACGCCCACGGAAGCCGGCGCGAGCCCAAGGTGGCCCTGACCTTTGACGATGGCCCCTCGGAAAGGACCGAGGCCCTTCTCGCCCTCCTCCGCCGCCACGGGGTAAAGGCCACCTTCTTCCTCACGGGGGAAAGGGCGAGGGCTTTTCCCCACCTGGTGGAGGCCATCCGGAAGGATGGGCACCAGGTGGAGGACCACGGGGCGTACCACCGGGCCTGGGCGCTCCTCATCCCATGGGTGGAGTGGCGGCACATGGCGCAAACCCCCGCCCGGTACTACCGCCCGCCCCACGGCCTCCATACCCCCTTCACCCGGCTCTTCGCCAGGGCCCTGGGCAAGCGCATCGCCCTTTGGGACCTGGAAGGCAAGGACTGGCTTCCCCTCCCCCCCGAGGCCCTGGCGGAAAGGCTCCTTTACTACCTGCGTCCAGGCTCGGTGGTCCTCCTCCACGATGGCCCCGAGCGCACCCTAAGGCTTTTGGAAACCGCCTTGCCCAAGATGCTCGCCCTGGGTTACCGGCCTGTAACCCTGGACGAGCTAAACCCCCTTCCCCTCACCCCCAGGCTCGCCCTCATCCGGGGCCTCCAGGGGTTTGAGGAGCGCTACAACCTCCGCCACCGGGTGGAACGGGCGGGGCTTGGCCCCTTTGACCTCTTCCGGGTGGAGAAAAAGCCTTTCCCCGGGCCGAGCCTCCCGGGCCTGCCCCAAGGGACCCCCGCCCTGGAGCTCCACCTGGAAAGCCAGAGGGCCATGGAGCTATCCCCTTTGGAGGCCATCCGCTACACCCGGGAAAGCCTTAAGAAGGTGGCCCTGCGCGTGGCCCAGGACCCCGAGGTGCGGCTCGTGTACGGCTACACCTCCTTAGCCCCCGGCAGCAGGCTCTTCGGTTTTGCCACCGCCCCCCTCCCCCCCCTCCCCCGCCTGGTGGCGAGCCTGGCCAGCGCCTGGTTCTACTGGCTTTACCGGGGGGAACTCCCCAAGCGGGAGAACCTTTGCGCAAGCCTCGCCTACCTCACCCGGGAGGAGCTTTTACGGCGATACCCACCGTCCACTCCCGCTTCCCCAGGCCCGGAAGGCGGTGAACCCTAA